The Drosophila mauritiana strain mau12 chromosome 2R, ASM438214v1, whole genome shotgun sequence genome has a segment encoding these proteins:
- the LOC117138363 gene encoding titin: MVSKSNKKKQVSQQQQSSPSPPPPATSTTTSTSSAEATKLTKKLGPDAFATLTTSNSSSSMQHESVTYGGDPVGPSTSGASLPAAGVRSYSSRSQSKSKASQSHSSYTEQSQSQLQSEQYSSKISRDYANQKIISSIDLLESEKKEPVFSVPIDVVEITTPTLSVSASGGSVSKMFTSSSMSSSQQQQQASSSSSYFEATTSSSRSANETLIASERADTATGMTSSGPRKQVGFDTNTKTVTNATTSNSSNINSSSTSTNININTSGSRSSNVSESQSVPKLPMSGTADAPASVTSQGYPEPVAVSSGATTTKATSSTRRNDKLDVASASTAVDRATSSSSMVDQRSTKEVSESSVLKSSTSSKQSKSSSKKEVYDVKTKTWTEYSDGSSQGPSKTRPTFERYVSKESDGTSKVTYKKKIYDRRNNRWRVVDERTVDSTADTGYPEIVDDVINTTRTTYTTKVYDTKLGKWTVVDEKSFTDTKAFVPNDIAREIEKDNTDVANITTTTEVTKIFDASINDWRVLDEKVHTDVIEKIVEAPKKTIYVDEFVEIEKNTSISENNENITLNLKETSKHKNITENIYDEIDYVRTDKQRLNDSRTRGVAKNKSTTHSERCICEICTCGRHHCSSSTTKSTENTVIQTEDNVDEAYARIRTNTWSKEDNIPKQNEDILVDYIVIKKPEDNLRPEGDFIVPPKEPYKPGEKREKIVHTDNLRTEGEMTFVEKEEYQYTVRPGYVKPTDNLKPEGEFYSPEKPKYQPGDRPSQVRHQDNLKPEGEFYTPEKPGYAPADRPTQKRPVDNLKPEGEFVSPEKPKYTPAERPEKIIRSDNLRTEGEMTFVEKEEYQYVTRPGQVKPTDNLRPEGSFYSPEKAKYRPGERPSQVRPVDNLKPEGDFYTPERPGFESAERPAQKKPEDNLKPDGEFVRPEKQVYKPADKTERIIRKDNLRTEGEMTFVEREEYQYVVRPDQVKPSDNLKPEGEFYSPEKPKYKPGERPSQVRPEDNLRPEGEFYTPEKPGFRPAERPEQKKPEDNLKPEGEFYSPEKPKYKPGERPSQVRPEDNLRPEGEFYTPEKPGFRPAERPEQKKPHDNLKPEGEFYSPEKPKYKPGERPSQVRPEDNLRPEGEFYTPEKPGFRPAERPEQKKPHDNLKPEGEFYSPEKPKYKPGERPSQVRPEDNLRPEGEFYTPEKPGFRPAERPVQKKPQDNLKPEGEFVKPEKQVYKPADKTERIIRKDNLRTEGEMTFVEREEYQYVVRPDQVKPSDNLKPEGEFYSPEKPKYKPGERPSQVRPEDNLRPEGEFYTPEKPGFRPAERPEQKKPQDNLKPEGEFYSPEKPKYKPGERPSQVRPEDNLRPEGEFYTPEKPGFRPAERPVQKKPKDNLKPEGEFVKPEKQVYKPADKTERIIRKDNLRTEGEMTFVEREEYQYVVRPDQVKPSDNLKPEGEFYSPEKPKYKPGERPSQVRPEDNLRPEGEFYTPEKPGFRPAERPEQKKPEDNLKPEGEFYSPEKPKYKPGERPSQVRPEDNLRPEGEFYTPEKPGFRPAERPEQKKPEDNLKPEGEFYSPEKPKYKPGERPSQVRPEDNLRPEGEFYTPEKPGFRPAERPVQKKPQDNLKPEGEFVKPEKQVYKPADKTERIIRKDNLRTEGEMTFVEREEYQYVVRPDQVKPLDNLKPEGEFYSPEKPKYKPGERPSQVRPEDNLRPEGEFYTPEKTGFRPAERPEQKKPQDNLKPEGEFYSPEKPKYKPGERPSQVRPEDNLRPEGEFYTPEKPGFRPAERPEQKKPHDNLKPEGEFYSPEKPKYKPGERPSQVRPEDNLRPEGEFYTPEKPGFRPAERPEQKKPEDNLKPEGEFYSPEKPKYKPGERPSQVRPEDNLRPEGEFYTPEKPGFRPAERPVQKKPQDNLKPEGEFVKPEKQVYKPADKTERIIRKDNLRTEGEMTFVEREEYQYVVRPDQVKPSDNLKPEGEFYSPEKPKYKPGERPSQVRPEDNLRPEGEFYTPEKPGFRPAERPEQKKPQDNLKPEGEFYSPEKPKYKPGERPSQVRPEDNLRPEGEFYTPEKPGFRPAERPEQKKPEDNLKPEGEFYSPEKPKYKPGERPSQVRPEDNLRPEGEFYTPEKPGFRPAERPEQKKPQDNLKPEGEFYSPEKPKYKPGERPSQVRPEDNLRPEGEFYTPEKPGFRPAERPVQKKPQDNLKPEGEFVKPEKQVYKPADKTERIIRKDNLRTEGEMTFVEREEYQYVVRPDQVKPLDNLKPEGEFYSPEKPKYKPGERPSQVRPEDNLRPEGEFYTPEKPGFRPAERPEQKKPQDNLKPEGEFYSPEKPKYKPGERPSQVRPEDNLRPEGEFYTPEKPGFRPAERPVQKKPQDNLKPEGEFVKPEKQVYKPADKTERIIRKDNLRTEGEMTFVEREEYQYVVRPDQVKPSDNLKPEGEFYSPEKPKYKPGERPSQVRPEDNLRPEGEFYTPEKPGFRPAERPVQKKPQDNLKPEGEFVKPEKQVYKPADKTERIIRKDNLRTEGEMTFVEREEYQYVVRPDQVKPLDNLKPEGEFYSPEKPKYKPGERPSQVRPEDNLRPEGEFYTPEKPGFRPAERPEQKKPQDNLKPEGEFYSPEKPKYKPGKRPSQVRPEDNLRPEGEFYTPEKPGFRPAERPVQKKPQDNLKPEGEFVKPEKQVYKPADKTERIIRKDNLRTEGEMTFVEREEYQYVVRPDQVKPLDNLKPEGEFYSPEKPKYKPGERPSQVRPEDNLRPEGEFYTPEKTGFRPAERPEQKKPQDNLKPEGEFYSPEKPKYKPGERPSQVRPEDNLRPEGEFYTPEKPGFRPAERPEQKKPEDNLKPEGEFYSPEKPKYKPGERPSQVRPEDNLRPEGEFYTPEKPGFRPAERPEQKKPQDNLKPEGEFYSPEKPKYKPGERPSQVRPEDNLRPEGEFYTPEKPGFRPAERPVQKKPQDNLKPEGEFVKPEKQVYKPADKTERIIRKDNLRTEGEMTFVEREEYQYVVRPDQVKPSDNLKPEGEFYSPEKPKYKPGERPSQVRHEDNLRPEGEFYTPEKPGFRPAERPVQKKPDDNLRPEGDFYSPEKQPYRPGERPTQVRPEDNLRPEGRFFAPEKPGYKAGDRPVPKKPVDNLKTEGEFFTPDRPKYQPADRVTVVRQKDNLKVEGEFYVQEKEVFKPAERPKQKKPHDNLKPEGDMVIPEKDKYKPADKVTRVIHKDNLRSEGEMTFTEKTEYHHVVRPTPVKPEDNLRTSGKLYVPEKPGHTNGERPEPVKPKDNLKPEGIMYTPEKPKYEPASRPEQKKYADNLKPEGKMHIPEKDGYRPADKVKTVIRKDNLRTEGEMTFTQKEEYHHVKRPEQVKPSDNLKVEGEFYTPNKTSFTPAERPIQKKPKDNLKPEGEFYKRTDRSETDSKIVTETVKRETPKRPVDNLKLEGSMTVTRRNDYKSTANTTVDKVQRTQKINHNSSSITLGSDTTIRKTTNQMNYVSGKDAVKQVDSNGQNPVDGLIVVSTTKVTTVIGGRHKKEPETEYVKRPAKINVIENVAKNTTTTNIENTQNIHKESTSLQRNQQVIKGSALTTERITDTDVSSTAIESNRRHLTDKNTGDITSRVISGGSVSNNVTGDTSSRVISGRNVTSNITENSTSRVVSGRNVSSDAFGETTTRVVTGRSASNNITGDTASRVLSGSTVGHNISEDSTSRTVSGGRTSANNIVTGSTSSHMTTSKHFHHRKSEFSSEADVSNTVFHRKNVTTDSNTANGSLTSNGKMQRKSILNLHEQPSSTTTYGGERQSYSSIHRQNRDSDANATFSTERRTCNVHKENREHNVKNSSSMTRIISGGTSGSNAERSTVTRSQVSGGGGIDFSSQSHSHTGSHTSRHRGNQQVSSLGGGIDFPSYSAHGHGTERVVTRRGNQSSISLGNEKFTGSSLYKSEYITAPKTTCAVHKIKQGAFQHTRSTQEHKFFKTSN; this comes from the exons ATGGTATcaaaaagcaataaaaagaaacaagtgtctcagcagcagcagtcgtcgccgtcgccgccgccgccagcCACATCGACCACAACATCAACGTCGTCGGCCGAGGCCACGAAGCTTACCAAAAAGCTGGGTCCCGATGCGTTCGCCACTCTGACCACCAGCAACAGCTCCAGCTCCATGCAGCACGAATCGGTGACGTACGGTGGTGATCCTGTCGGGCCGAGCACTTCGGGTGCTTCTCTGCCAGCGGCTGGAGTGAGGAGCtacagcagccgcagccaaAGCAAGAGCAAGGCATCCCAGTCGCATTCCTCCTACACAGAGCAATCTCAGTCCCAGCTGCAGTCCGAGCAGTACAGCAGCAAGATCTCGCGGGATTATGCCAATCAGAAGATCATCTCATCGATTGATCTGCTCGAAAGTGAAAAGAAGGAGCCAGTATTCTCGGTGCCCATCGATGTGGTGGAGATCACAACGCCCACGCTATCCGTCTCCGCCAGCGGGGGCAGTGTCTCGAAAATGTTCACGTCCTCGTCGATGTCTtccagccagcagcagcagcaggccagTAGCTCCAGCTCGTACTTTGAAGCCACAACCAGTTCCAGTCGGAGCGCCAACGAAACGCTGATTGCCAGCGAGAGAGCCGACACGGCTACCGGTATGACATCATCGGGGCCGAGGAAACAGGTTGGCTTCGATACAAACACCAAGACAGTGACAAAcgccaccaccagcaacagcagcaatatcaacagcagcagcacgagcacaaacatcaacatcaacaccagcggcagccgcagcagcaatgTGAGCGAATCTCAGAGCGTGCCAAAGCTGCCAATGAGCGGAACAGCTGATGCTCCCGCATCGGTGACGTCGCAAGGCTACCCCGAACCGGTTGCCGTGTCGTCTGGCGCGACCACAACAAAGGCGACGTCATCGACGCGCCGCAACGATAAACTGGACGTGGCCAGTGCTAGCACAGCTGTTGATAGAGCTACGTCATCGTCGTCGATGGTCGACCAGAGGTCCACCAAGGAGGTTAGCGAGAGTTCAGTCTTGAAGagctccaccagcagcaaGCAGTCGAAGTCGTCGTCCAAGAAGGAAGTGTACGATGTGAAGACCAAGACCTGGACGGAGTACAGCGATGGCAGTTCTCAAGGACCGAGTAAGACCCGGCCGACCTTTGAGCGGTATGTCAGCAAGGAATCCGATGGCACCTCCAAAGTAACGTACAAGAAGAAGATATACGACAGACGCAACAATCGGTGGCGCGTGGTGGACGAACGGACGGTGGACAGCACCGCCGACACGGGCTATCCCGAAATAGTCGATGATGTCATTAACACAACAAGAACCACATACACCACCAAGGTGTACGACACGAAGCTCGGCAAGTGGACTGTTGTGGACGAGAAGTCGTTCACTGATACAAAAGCTTTTGTGCCCAATGACATTGCTCGTGAAATCGAGAAAGATAATACCGATGTTGCAAACATAACGACTACAACGGAGGTGACGAAG ATTTTCGATGCGAGCATCAACGACTGGCGCGTTCTGGACGAGAAGGTGCACACGGATGTTATTGAGAAGATCGTAGAGGCTCCCAAGAAGACCATTTACGTGGACGAGTTTGTGGAGATTGAGAAGAACACCTCGATATCGGAGAACAACGAAAACATAACCCTGAACTTGAAGGAGACATCGAAACACAAAAATATTAccgaaaatatttatgatgaAATCGATTATGTGCGCACTGATAAGCAACGCCTAAACGACTCAAGAACC CGAGGAGTTGCAAAAAACAAGTCAACAACACATAGTGAAAGATGCATTTGTGAAATCTGCACATGCGG GCGGCACCATTGCTCAAGCAGTACAACGAAGTCTACAGAAAATACGGTTATTCAAACCGAAG ATAACGTTGACGAAGCATATGCAAGGATACGTACAAATACATGGTCGAAAGAAGATAACATTCCCAAGCAAAACGAAGACATTCTAGTGGACTATATAGTCATTAAGAAACCAGAAGACAACTTAAGACCTGAGGGAGACTTTATAGTTCCTCCAAAGGAGCCATACAAGCCGGGGGAAAAACGTGAAAAGATTGTGCATACCGACAACCTCCGTACAGAAGGAGAAATGACTTTTGTAGAGAAGGAGGAATACCAATATACAGTTCGACCGGGATACGTTAAGCCTACGGACAATCTAAAGCCCGAAGGCGAGTTTTACAGTCCGGAAAAACCTAAGTATCAACCAGGAGATCGGCCATCTCAAGTGCGACACCAAGACAATCTAAAACCAGAAGGCGAATTTTACACGCCTGAGAAACCAGGATACGCTCCAGCAGATCGTCCCACACAAAAAAGGCCGGTTGATAACCTTAAGCCGGAGGGAGAATTTGTCTCACCAGAAAAACCCAAATACACCCCTGCCGAAAGAcctgaaaaaataataagaagTGATAACTTGAGAACTGAAGGGGAAATGACATTCGTGGAGAAAGAGGAATATCAATATGTTACACGACCGGGACAAGTCAAGCCAACGGATAACTTAAGACCAGAGGGTTCATTTTATAGTCCTGAAAAGGCAAAGTATCGCCCTGGCGAACGTCCATCTCAAGTGCGTCCAGTTGATAATCTTAAACCAGAAGGTGACTTTTATACACCCGAAAGACCAGGATTTGAATCTGCAGAAAGGCCAGCTCAAAAAAAACCGGAGGACAATCTTAAGCCAGACGGGGAATTCGTAAGGCCAGAGAAACAAGTTTACAAGCCTGCCGATAAAACAGAAAGAATTATTCGGAAAGATAACCTTCGTACGGAAGGAGAAATGACGTTTGTAGAGAGGGAAGAATATCAATATGTGGTTCGACCTGACCAGGTTAAACCTTCGGACAATCTTAAGCCTGAGGGAGAATTCTACAGTCCCGAGAAACCCAAGTACAAACCCGGCGAAAGACCTTCCCAGGTTAGGCCAGAAGATAATCTCCGACCAGAAGGTGAATTCTACACACCGGAAAAGCCTGGATTCCGGCCAGCTGAGAGGCCAGAGCAAAAGAAACCAGAGGACAACCTGAAACCCGAGGGCGAATTCTACAGTCCAGAGAAACCCAAGTACAAGCCCGGCGAAAGACCTTCCCAGGTTAGGCCAGAAGATAATCTCCGACCAGAAGGTGAATTCTACACACCGGAAAAGCCTGGATTCCGGCCAGCTGAGAGGCCAGAACAAAAGAAACCACATGACAACCTAAAACCCGAGGGCGAATTCTACAGTCCAGAGAAACCCAAGTACAAGCCCGGCGAAAGACCTTCCCAAGTTAGACCAGAAGATAATCTCCGACCAGAAGGTGAATTCTACACACCGGAAAAGCCAGGATTCAGGCCTGCTGAGAGGCCCGAACAAAAGAAACCACATGACAACCTGAAACCCGAGGGCGAATTCTACAGTCCAGAGAAACCCAAGTACAAGCCCGGCGAAAGACCTTCCCAGGTTAGGCCAGAAGATAATCTGAGGCCAGAGGGTGAATTCTACACACCGGAAAAGCCTGGATTCAGGCCAGCTGAAAGACCAGTACAGAAAAAACCACAGGACAACTTAAAGCCGGAAGGTGAATTCGTGAAGCCTGAGAAGCAAGTATACAAGCCGGCCGATAAAACTGAAAGAATTATTCGGAAAGATAATCTTCGTACGGAAGGAGAAATGACGTTTGTAGAGAGGGAAGAATATCAATATGTGGTTCGACCTGACCAGGTTAAACCATCGGACAATCTTAAGCCTGAGGGAGAATTCTACAGTCCAGAGAAACCCAAATACAAGCCAGGTGAGAGACCTTCCCAGGTTAGGCCAGAAGACAATCTCAGACCAGAAGGTGAATTCTACACACCGGAAAAGCCAGGATTCAGGCCAGCTGAGAGGCCCGAACAAAAGAAACCACAGGACAACCTGAAACCCGAGGGCGAATTCTACAGTCCCGAGAAACCCAAGTACAAGCCCGGCGAAAGACCTTCCCAGGTTAGGCCAGAAGATAATCTGAGGCCAGAGGGTGAATTTTACACACCGGAAAAGCCTGGATTCAGGCCAGCTGAAAGACCAGTACAGAAAAAACCAAAGGACAACTTAAAGCCGGAAGGTGAATTCGTGAAGCCTGAGAAGCAAGTATACAAGCCGGCCGATAAAACTGAAAGAATTATTCGGAAAGATAATCTTCGTACGGAAGGAGAAATGACGTTTGTAGAGAGGGAAGAATATCAATATGTGGTTCGACCTGACCAGGTTAAACCATCGGACAATCTTAAGCCTGAGGGAGAATTCTACAGTCCAGAGAAACCTAAATACAAGCCAGGTGAGAGACCTTCCCAGGTTAGGCCAGAAGATAATCTGAGGCCCGAGGGTGAATTCTACACACCGGAAAAGCCTGGATTCCGGCCAGCTGAGAGGCCAGAGCAAAAGAAACCAGAGGACAACCTGAAACCCGAGGGCGAATTCTACAGTCCAGAGAAACCCAAGTACAAGCCCGGCGAAAGACCTTCCCAGGTTAGGCCAGAAGATAATCTGAGGCCAGAGGGTGAATTCTACACACCGGAAAAGCCTGGATTCCGGCCAGCTGAGAGGCCAGAGCAAAAGAAACCAGAGGATAATCTTAAACCCGAGGGCGAATTCTACAGTCCAGAGAAACCCAAGTACAAGCCCGGCGAAAGACCTTCCCAGGTTAGGCCAGAAGATAATCTGAGGCCAGAGGGTGAATTCTACACACCGGAAAAGCCTGGATTCAGGCCAGCTGAAAGACCAGTACAGAAAAAACCACAGGACAACTTAAAGCCGGAAGGTGAATTCGTGAAGCCTGAGAAGCAAGTATACAAGCCGGCCGATAAAACTGAAAGAATTATTCGGAAAGATAATCTTCGTACGGAAGGAGAAATGACGTTTGTAGAGAGGGAAGAATATCAATATGTGGTACGTCCTGACCAGGTTAAACCTTTGGACAATCTTAAGCCTGAGGGAGAATTTTACAGTCCTGAGAAACCTAAATACAAGCCAGGTGAGAGACCTTCCCAGGTTAGGCCAGAAGACAATCTCAGACCAGAAGGTGAATTCTACACACCGGAAAAGACAGGATTCAGGCCTGCTGAGAGGCCAGAGCAAAAGAAACCACAGGACAACCTGAAACCCGAGGGCGAATTCTACAGTCCCGAGAAACCCAAGTACAAGCCGGGCGAAAGACCTTCCCAGGTTAGGCCAGAAGATAATCTGAGGCCAGAGGGTGAATTCTACACACCGGAAAAGCCAGGATTCAGGCCTGCTGAGAGGCCCGAACAAAAGAAACCACATGACAACCTAAAACCCGAGGGCGAATTCTACAGTCCCGAGAAACCCAAGTACAAGCCCGGCGAAAGACCTTCCCAGGTTAGGCCAGAAGATAATCTGAGGCCCGAGGGTGAATTCTACACACCGGAAAAGCCTGGATTCCGGCCAGCTGAGAGGCCAGAGCAAAAGAAACCAGAGGACAACCTGAAACCCGAGGGCGAATTCTACAGTCCAGAGAAACCCAAGTACAAGCCCGGCGAAAGACCTTCCCAGGTTAGGCCAGAAGATAATCTGAGGCCAGAGGGTGAATTCTACACACCGGAAAAGCCTGGATTCAGGCCAGCTGAAAGACCAGTACAGAAAAAACCACAGGACAACTTAAAGCCGGAAGGTGAATTCGTGAAGCCTGAGAAGCAAGTATACAAGCCGGCCGATAAAACTGAAAGAATTATTCGGAAAGATAATCTTCGTACGGAAGGAGAAATGACGTTTGTAGAGAGGGAAGAATATCAATATGTGGTTCGACCTGACCAGGTTAAACCATCGGACAATCTTAAGCCTGAGGGAGAATTCTACAGTCCGGAGAAACCTAAATACAAGCCAGGTGAGAGACCTTCCCAGGTTAGGCCAGAAGACAATCTCAGACCAGAAGGTGAATTCTACACACCGGAAAAGCCTGGATTCAGGCCTGCTGAGAGGCCCGAACAAAAGAAACCACAGGACAACCTGAAACCCGAGGGCGAATTCTACAGTCCCGAGAAACCCAAGTACAAGCCAGGCGAAAGACCTTCCCAGGTTAGGCCAGAAGATAATCTGAGGCCCGAGGGTGAGTTCTACACACCGGAAAAGCCTGGATTCCGGCCAGCTGAGAGGCCAGAGCAAAAGAAACCAGAGGACAACCTGAAACCCGAGGGCGAATTCTACAGTCCAGAGAAACCCAAGTACAAGCCCGGCGAAAGACCTTCCCAGGTTAGGCCAGAAGATAATCTGAGGCCCGAGGGTGAATTCTACACACCGGAAAAGCCTGGATTCCGGCCAGCTGAGAGGCCAGAGCAAAAGAAACCACAGGACAACCTGAAACCCGAGGGCGAATTCTATAGTCCAGAGAAACCCAAGTACAAGCCCGGCGAAAGACCTTCCCAGGTTAGGCCAGAAGATAATCTGAGGCCCGAGGGTGAATTCTACACACCGGAAAAGCCTGGATTCAGGCCAGCTGAAAGACCAGTACAGAAAAAACCACAGGACAACTTAAAGCCGGAAGGTGAATTCGTGAAGCCTGAGAAGCAAGTTTACAAGCCGGCCGATAAAACTGAAAGAATTATTCGGAAAGATAATCTTCGTACGGAAGGAGAAATGACGTTTGTAGAGAGGGAAGAATATCAATATGTGGTACGTCCTGACCAGGTTAAACCTTTGGACAATCTTAAGCCTGAGGGAGAATTTTACAGTCCTGAGAAACCTAAATACAAGCCAGGTGAGAGACCTTCCCAGGTTAGGCCAGAAGACAATCTCAGACCAGAAGGTGAATTCTACACACCGGAAAAGCCAGGATTCAGGCCTGCTGAGAGGCCCGAACAAAAGAAACCACAGGACAACCTGAAACCCGAGGGCGAATTCTACAGTCCCGAGAAACCCAAGTACAAGCCAGGCGAAAGACCTTCCCAAGTTAGACCAGAAGATAATCTGAGGCCAGAGGGTGAATTCTACACACCGGAAAAGCCTGGATTTAGGCCAGCTGAAAGACCAGTACAGAAAAAACCACAGGACAACTTAAAGCCGGAAGGTGAATTCGTGAAGCCTGAGAAGCAAGTTTACAAGCCGGCCGATAAAACTGAAAGAATTATTCGGAAAGATAATCTTCGTACGGAAGGAGAAATGACGTTTGTAGAGAGGGAAGAATATCAATATGTGGTTCGACCTGACCAGGTTAAACCATCGGACAATCTTAAGCCTGAGGGAGAATTCTACAGTCCGGAGAAACCTAAATACAAGCCAGGTGAGAGACCTTCCCAGGTTAGGCCAGAAGATAATCTGAGGCCCGAGGGTGAATTCTACACACCGGAAAAGCCTGGATTCAGGCCAGCTGAAAGACCAGTACAGAAAAAACCACAGGACAACTTAAAGCCGGAAGGTGAATTCGTGAAGCCTGAGAAGCAAGTTTACAAGCCGGCCGATAAAACTGAAAGAATTATTCGGAAAGATAATCTTCGTACGGAAGGAGAAATGACGTTTGTAGAGAGGGAAGAATATCAATATGTGGTACGTCCTGACCAGGTTAAACCTTTGGACAATCTTAAGCCTGAGGGAGAATTTTACAGTCCTGAGAAACCTAAATACAAGCCAGGTGAGAGACCTTCCCAGGTTAGGCCAGAAGACAATCTCAGACCAGAAGGTGAATTCTACACACCGGAAAAGCCAGGATTCAGGCCTGCTGAGAGGCCCGAACAAAAGAAACCACAGGACAACCTGAAACCCGAGGGCGAATTCTACAGTCCCGAGAAACCCAAGTACAAGCCGGGCAAAAGACCTTCCCAGGTTAGGCCAGAAGATAATCTGAGGCCAGAGGGTGAATTCTACACACCGGAAAAGCCTGGATTCAGGCCAGCTGAAAGACCAGTACAGAAAAAACCACAGGACAACTTAAAGCCGGAAGGTGAATTCGTGAAGCCTGAGAAGCAAGTATACAAGCCGGCCGATAAAACTGAAAGAATTATTCGGAAAGATAATCTTCGTACGGAAGGAGAAATGACGTTTGTAGAGAGGGAAGAATATCAATATGTGGTACGTCCTGACCAGGTTAAACCTTTGGACAATCTTAAGCCTGAGGGAGAATTTTACAGTCCTGAGAAACCTAAATACAAGCCAGGTGAGAGACCTTCCCAGGTTAGGCCAGAAGACAATCTCAGACCAGAAGGTGAATTCTACACACCGGAAAAGACAGGATTCAGGCCTGCTGAGAGGCCCGAACAAAAGAAACCACAGGACAACCTGAAACCCGAGGGCGAATTCTACAGTCCAGAGAAACCCAAGTACAAGCCCGGCGAAAGACCTTCCCAGGTTAGGCCAGAAGATAATCTGAGGCCCGAGGGTGAATTCTACACACCGGAAAAGCCTGGATTCCGGCCAGCTGAGAGGCCAGAGCAAAAGAAACCAGAGGACAACCTGAAACCCGAGGGCGAATTCTACAGTCCAGAGAAACCCAAGTACAAGCCCGGCGAAAGACCTTCCCAGGTTAGGCCAGAAGATAATCTGAGGCCAGAGGGTGAATTCTACACACCGGAAAAGCCTGGATTCCGGCCAGCTGAGAGGCCAGAGCAAAAGAAACCACAGGACAACCTGAAACCCGAGGGCGAATTCTACAGTCCAGAGAAACCCAAGTACAAGCCCGGCGAAAGACCTTCCCAGGTTAGGCCAGAAGATAATCTGAGGCCAGAGGGTGAATTCTACACACCGGAAAAGCCTGGATTCAGGCCAGCTGAAAGACCAGTACAGAAAAAACCACAGGACAACTTAAAGCCGGAAGGTGAATTCGTGAAGCCTGAGAAGCAAGTATACAAGCCGGCCGATAAAACTGAAAGAATTATTCGGAAAGATAATCTTCGTACGGAAGGAGAAATGACGTTTGTAGAGAGGGAAGAATATCAATATGTGGTTCGACCTGACCAGGTTAAACCATCGGACAATCTTAAGCCTGAGGGAGAATTCTACAGTCCGGAGAAACCTAAATACAAGCCAGGTGAGAGACCTTCCCAGGTTAGGCATGAAGACAATCTCAGACCAGAAGGTGAATTCTACACGCCGGAAAAACCAGGATTCAGACCTGCTGAAAGACCAGTACAGAAAAAGCCAGATGACAACTTAAGGCCGGAAGGAGACTTTTACAGTCCAGAAAAGCAACCTTACAGGCCTGGAGAACGTCCAACGCAAGTTCGACCTGAGGATAACTTGAGACCCGAAGGGAGATTCTTTGCTCCTGAAAAGCCAGGATATAAGGCAGGAGATCGACCGGTACCTAAGAAACCTGTTGATAATCTAAAGACTGAAGGCGAATTCTTTACTCCCGATCGACCAAAATATCAACCAGCCGATCGAGTAACTGTTGTAAGGCAGAAAGATAACTTGAAGGTGGAAGGAGAATTCTACGTTCAAGAAAAAGAGGTCTTTAAACCAGCTGAAAGGCCTAAACAGAAAAAACCTCATGATAACTTAAAACCAGAGGGCGATATGGTTATACCAGAAAAGGACAAATATAAGCCTGCCGATAAGGTGACAAGAGTTATTCATAAGGACAACCTTCGTAGTGAAGGAGAAATGACTTTCACGGAAAAAACTGAGTACCATCATGTTGTTAGACCCACCCCAGTGAAGCCAGAAGATAACCTGCGGACCTCTGGTAAACTTTACGTACCTGAAAAGCCCGGTCATACGAATGGTGAACGCCCCGAGCCGGTTAAGCCTAAAGACAATTTGAAACCAGAAGGAATTATGTATACCCCggaaaaaccaaaatatgAGCCCGCTTCCCGTCCAGAGCAGAAGAAGTATGCCGACAACTTGAAACCTGAGGGTAAGATGCACATTCCCGAGAAGGATGGGTACCGGCCTGCCGATAAGGTGAAGACGGTTATTAGAAAGGATAATTTAAGAACCGAGGGCGAAATGACGTTCACCCAGAAGGAAGAATACCACCATGTTAAACGACCGGAGCAAGTAAAGCCAAGTGATAACCTAAAGGTCGAAGGTGAGTTTTATACTCCCAATAAAACTTCCTTTACACCCGCTGAGCGACCAATTCAGAAGAAACCAAAAGACAATCTTAAGCCGGAAGGAGAGTTTTATAAGAGAACAGACCGCAGCGAGACCGATAGCAAGATAGTTACAGAAACCGTTAAGAGAGAAACGCCAAAACGTCCTGTTGACAATCTCAAGCTAGAAGGGTCTATGACGGTAACCAGAAGAAATGACTACAAAAGTACGGCGAACACAACGGTCGATAAAGTACAACGTACTCAAAAAATCAACCACAATAGTTCATCTATTACTTTGGGAAGTGACACCACAATccgaaaaacaacaaatcagATGAACTATGTGTCTGGCAAGGACGCTGTCAAACAAGTCGATTCGAACGGCCAAAATCCGGTTGACGGTCTCATTGTTGTATCCACAACAAAGGTAACTACTGTCATAGGAGGGCGTCATAAGAAGGAACCAGAAACCGAGTATGTCAAGAGGCCCGCTAAGATAAACGTAATAGAAAATGTTGCGAAGAATACTACCACGACAAACATCGAAAACACTCAGAACATTCATAAGGAATCCACGTCCTTGCAAAGAAATCAACAGGTCATAAAAGGTTCTGCTTTAACTACGGAAAGGATCACGGATACGGATGTATCCAGTACCGCTATTGAATCTAATCGTAGACATTTAACCGATAAGAACACTGGCGACATAACCTCAAGAGTTATTTCCGGTGGCTCAGTCTCCAATAACGTAACGGGCGATACATCGTCTCGCG